From the Oryzias latipes chromosome 22, ASM223467v1 genome, one window contains:
- the colec11 gene encoding collectin-11 isoform X2, which yields MSGKRLLLSAIILSILIHLLSTQPSFGQLLTEESCTVQILVPGLKGEPGDKGQKGTPGRPGRVGPPGEMGQHGLKGQKGIMGRYGKVGPPGMKGSKGDMGDPGSKGPNGEPGVPCECTPMRKMIGEMDILVAQLSSELKFIKNAVAGIKETDSKVYLLVKEEKPYSDAKVSCQARGGHLAMPKDEGANQVIAGYITEASLSRVYIGIHDLDREGIFTYVDRSPMTTFSRWRKGEPNNAYDDEDCAEMTASGEWTDVACHLTMYFICEFDKDMI from the exons ATGTCAGGAAAGAGGCTTTTGCTTTCTGCAATAATCCTATCCATATTAATACATTTACTGTCAACGCAGCCTTCATTTGGTCAGCTCCTGACAGAAGAGTCCTGCACCGTTCAGATCCTTGTCCCTGGACTAAAAG GAGAACCAGGAGACAAAGGGCAAAAAGGAACTCCCGGCAGGCCAGGAAGAGTTGGACCTCCGGGAGAAATGG GACAACATGGCCTTAAGGGACAGAAAGGCATTATGGGACGCTATGGAAAAGTTGGTCCACCTGGAATGAAAG GGTCAAAAGGAGACATGGGTGATCCTGGTTCTAAGGGCCCCAATGGAGAGCCAG GTGTCCCATGTGAGTGCACGCCAATGAGAAAGATGAtcggagaaatggacattcttGTGGCCCAGTTGTCTTCAGAGcttaaattcataaaaaatg CTGTTGCTGGCATAAAAGAGACAGACAGTAAGGTGTATCTGCTGGTGAAAGAGGAGAAGCCTTACAGCGACGCCAAAGTCTCCTGTCAGGCGAGGGGAGGGCACCTGGCCATGCCGAAGGACGAGGGCGCCAACCAGGTCATTGCAGGCTACATCACCGAAGCCAGCCTGAGCAGGGTCTACATCGGCATTCATGACCTTGACCGCGAGGGGATTTTCACTTACGTGGATCGGTCTCCCATGACCACCTTCAGCAGATGGAGAAAAGGCGAGCCCAACAACGCATACGATGATGAGGACTGCGCTGAGATGACGGCCTCTGGGGAGTGGACTGATGTGGCCTGCCACCTCaccatgtattttatttgtgaatTTGACAAAGACATGATCTGA
- the colec11 gene encoding collectin-11 isoform X1: MSGKRLLLSAIILSILIHLLSTQPSFGQLLTEESCTVQILVPGLKGEPGDKGQKGTPGRPGRVGPPGEMGQHGLKGQKGIMGRYGKVGPPGMKGSKGDMGDPGSKGPNGEPGVPCECTPMRKMIGEMDILVAQLSSELKFIKNALPSPAAVAGIKETDSKVYLLVKEEKPYSDAKVSCQARGGHLAMPKDEGANQVIAGYITEASLSRVYIGIHDLDREGIFTYVDRSPMTTFSRWRKGEPNNAYDDEDCAEMTASGEWTDVACHLTMYFICEFDKDMI, encoded by the exons ATGTCAGGAAAGAGGCTTTTGCTTTCTGCAATAATCCTATCCATATTAATACATTTACTGTCAACGCAGCCTTCATTTGGTCAGCTCCTGACAGAAGAGTCCTGCACCGTTCAGATCCTTGTCCCTGGACTAAAAG GAGAACCAGGAGACAAAGGGCAAAAAGGAACTCCCGGCAGGCCAGGAAGAGTTGGACCTCCGGGAGAAATGG GACAACATGGCCTTAAGGGACAGAAAGGCATTATGGGACGCTATGGAAAAGTTGGTCCACCTGGAATGAAAG GGTCAAAAGGAGACATGGGTGATCCTGGTTCTAAGGGCCCCAATGGAGAGCCAG GTGTCCCATGTGAGTGCACGCCAATGAGAAAGATGAtcggagaaatggacattcttGTGGCCCAGTTGTCTTCAGAGcttaaattcataaaaaatg CACTGCCCTCCCCTGCAGCTGTTGCTGGCATAAAAGAGACAGACAGTAAGGTGTATCTGCTGGTGAAAGAGGAGAAGCCTTACAGCGACGCCAAAGTCTCCTGTCAGGCGAGGGGAGGGCACCTGGCCATGCCGAAGGACGAGGGCGCCAACCAGGTCATTGCAGGCTACATCACCGAAGCCAGCCTGAGCAGGGTCTACATCGGCATTCATGACCTTGACCGCGAGGGGATTTTCACTTACGTGGATCGGTCTCCCATGACCACCTTCAGCAGATGGAGAAAAGGCGAGCCCAACAACGCATACGATGATGAGGACTGCGCTGAGATGACGGCCTCTGGGGAGTGGACTGATGTGGCCTGCCACCTCaccatgtattttatttgtgaatTTGACAAAGACATGATCTGA